A single Eremothecium sinecaudum strain ATCC 58844 chromosome VIII, complete sequence DNA region contains:
- a CDS encoding ribose-phosphate diphosphokinase (Syntenic homolog of Ashbya gossypii AGR371C; Syntenic homolog of Saccharomyces cerevisiae YER099C (PRS2) and YBL068W (PRS4)), whose protein sequence is MGSNNIKLLAGNSHPELAEKVSAKLGVSLSKIGVYHYSNKETSVTIGENIRDEDVYILQTGTGEQEINDFLMELLIMIHACRTASARKITAVIPNFPYARQDKKDQSRAPITAKLIAKMLETAGCNHVITMDLHASQIQGFFHIPVDNLYAEPNILHYIRKEVDYQNCMLVAPDAGSAKRTSTLSDKLNLNFALIHKERQKANEVSRMVLVGDVTGKSCIIVDDMADTCGTLSKATDTLIENGAKEVIAIVTHGIFSGSARTVLKNSKLAKIVSTNTVPVDLNLDIYDQIDISAILADAIRRLHNGESVSYLFNHEVF, encoded by the coding sequence ATGGGCTcaaataatattaaacTCTTAGCGGGGAATTCTCACCCAGAATTGGCTGAAAAGGTGTCAGCAAAGCTTGGCGTATCACTATCGAAAATTGGAGTGTATCACTACTCGAATAAAGAGACTTCTGTGACTATTGGTGAGAACATTAGGGATGAAGACGTCTATATCCTCCAGACTGGTACTGGCGAACAGGAAATCAACGATTTTTTGATGGAATTGCTGATTATGATCCATGCGTGCCGTACAGCTTCAGCGAGAAAGATTACAGCTGTGATTCCAAACTTCCCTTATGCTAGACAGGACAAAAAAGACCAGTCGCGTGCCCCTATCACGGCGAAGTTGATTGCGAAGATGCTGGAGACAGCGGGGTGCAACCATGTTATAACCATGGACCTGCATGCTTCGCAAATACAAGGATTTTTCCATATTCCAGTGGACAATTTGTATGCCGAACCTAACATTCTTCACTATATTAGGAAAGAAGTGGACTACCAGAACTGTATGCTGGTTGCTCCCGACGCAGGCTCGGCAAAGCGGACTTCCACGCTTTCAGACAAGTTGAACTTGAACTTTGCTTTAATCCATAAGGAAAGACAAAAGGCAAATGAAGTTTCTAGAATGGTTTTGGTCGGAGATGTAACAGGGAAGTCGTGTATTATTGTTGATGATATGGCAGATACTTGTGGTACTTTGTCCAAAGCGACGGATACGTTGATTGAAAACGGTGCCAAAGAAGTTATTGCAATTGTTACTCACGGAATCTTTTCTGGCTCTGCAAGAACTGTCTTGAAGAACAGTAAACTTGCGAAGATCGTAAGTACGAATACAGTTCCAGTGGATTTGAACTTAGACATTTATGATCAAATTGACATTAGTGCTATACTGGCCGATGCTATTAGAAGACTACATAACGGTGAAAGTGTGTCATACTTATTCAATCATGAAGTATTCTAA
- a CDS encoding ubiquitin-specific protease UBP13 (Syntenic homolog of Ashbya gossypii AGR370W; Syntenic homolog of Saccharomyces cerevisiae YER098W (UBP9) and YBL067C (UBP13)), translated as MILKKWLVKSERIKSKSTIPAVDVRPKNTSQELLESEIRRHNSSIRPGIVNDLSLLNKGEKENDEGKQLEIESSSPSIDDLALHDYNETTLQYPLELNPLLKQNIYPREGSGASGMLVYGNGLAKVFGLENFGNTCYCNSILQCLFNLEEFRVNVLQYPQRGEPSVRRRKLDTVSTKSRKFGNANASFSYVPGNAAKTYQSNGSCFCNNVSEESRPNNSSPSPTSKSFSRRSWNNMLKTGEARQEPDKIENENENMSADSSKYGVNSTAGGNEFAKGGVLPSGDQINGCTKQNDTSDDQLKYSGTSNDEESSIDVKSHQESKIIVGRTVCNIGHCQRSDTAANSVQLQTRVINTSSSSSSSSSGMMAGLGLQPQSQPCNSTLPFGVPSIEQRKKAALTTGPVLTIDHSFHHEYFPKDEPPDLYSALKDIFECIVESRSMVGVASPIFFVDVLRKENILFDKLMHQDAHEFLNFLMNSLSESLQQQLDKMPDMVPENFIKSLFQGTMTNSVTCLTCDSVTSSDEPFLDFAIPVTEDEEVNIQDMLEDFHQREMLNGANKFYCDSCNSLQEAERTVGLKQLPKFLLLHLKRFKYNEQCQSNIKLFNTVHYPLTLKVCSTFDSSVCKNYELRSVVIHMGGGPQHGHYVTICKHDLYGWLLFDDETVESVSEDSVLKYTGDPKDTTAAYVLFYKEITTPGKGTKVDYADNIEQMVKFDDWIKQQGVPSVSNQAVLSEDVAEKKDSNIWSPLKKRTKLFSFKRTKD; from the coding sequence ATGATTTTAAAAAAATGGCTAGTCAAAAGTGAAAGGATAAAGAGTAAGAGTACTATTCCTGCTGTTGATGTAAGGCCTAAAAACACTTCCCAAGAGCTACTAGAAAGTGAAATAAGACGTCATAACTCTAGTATACGTCCAGGCATAGTAAATGATCTTTCGTTATTGAATAAGGGGGAAAAGGAGAACGATGAAGGTAAACAATTGGAGATAGAATCATCAAGTCCATCTATTGATGATTTGGCGCTTCATGACTATAATGAAACTACTCTACAATATCCACTTGAACTTAATCCGTTGCTAAAGCAAAATATATATCCGAGAGAAGGTTCAGGGGCCTCTGGAATGTTGGTATATGGTAACGGACTAGCTAAAGTGTTCGGATTAGAGAACTTTGGTAATACATGTTACTGTAATTCTATATTACAATGCCTATTTAATCTAGAGGAGTTCAGGGTAAATGTATTGCAATACCCGCAGCGCGGGGAACCTTCCGTAAGAAGACGAAAATTGGATACGGTAAGTACGAAATCCAGGAAATTTGGGAATGCGAATGCTTCTTTTTCCTATGTGCCTGGTAATGCAGCGAAAACTTATCAATCTAATGGTAGCTGTTTCTGTAATAATGTTTCAGAGGAGTCAAGGCCGAACAATTCGTCTCCATCGCCTACAAGCAAGAGCTTTTCCAGACGAAGTTGGAACAATATGCTTAAGACCGGTGAGGCAAGACAGGAACCAGACAAGATTGAAAATGAGAATGAGAATATGTCCGCTGATAGCTCTAAATATGGTGTTAATTCTACTGCTGGCGGAAACGAATTTGCGAAAGGTGGGGTTTTACCTTCCGGTGATCAAATTAATGGATGTACGAAACAAAACGATACTAGTGACGATCAATTGAAGTATTCTGGTACTTCTAATGACGAAGAGAGCTCCATAGATGTTAAATCGCATCAGGAGTCAAAAATAATAGTTGGACGGACCGTATGTAATATAGGCCACTGTCAGCGATCAGATACGGCCGCAAATTCGGTTCAGCTGCAAACCCGAGTCATCAACACCTCTTCATCGagttcttcttcatcttcaggGATGATGGCGGGCTTAGGTTTACAACCGCAGTCACAGCCCTGTAATTCTACCCTGCCGTTTGGCGTGCCTTCTATTGAGCAGAGAAAGAAGGCCGCTTTAACAACAGGACCTGTCCTAACCATTGACCATTCCTTTCATCATGAGTATTTCCCGAAAGATGAACCACCCGACCTATACAGCGCTTTGAAAGACATTTTCGAGTGCATAGTTGAGTCAAGGTCAATGGTAGGGGTGGCGTCACCTATTTTCTTCGTTGATGTTTTAAGAAAGGAAAACATTCTATTTGACAAACTAATGCATCAGGACGCTCACGAATTCCTTAATTTCCTTATGAATTCGTTAAGTGAGTCTTTACAACAGCAATTGGACAAAATGCCTGATATGGTCCCCGAGAATTTCATTAAGTCTTTATTTCAAGGTACTATGACGAATTCAGTAACATGTCTAACTTGTGACAGCGTAACTTCTAGTGACGAACCTTTCTTGGATTTTGCAATCCCAGTGACTGAGGATGAAGAGGTAAACATACAGGACATGTTGGAAGACTTTCACCAACGAGAAATGTTGAACGGCGCAAACAAGTTTTATTGTGACTCATGCAATAGTCTTCAGGAAGCCGAGAGGACAGTAGGCCTGAAGCAACTTCCAaaatttcttcttctacATTTAAAGAGATTCAAGTATAATGAACAATGTCAATCCAATATCAAGCTCTTCAACACCGTTCATTATCCATTAACATTGAAAGTGTGTTCTACATTTGATTCGTCTGTCTGCAAAAACTATGAATTGAGAAGCGTCGTAATTCATATGGGAGGCGGTCCACAACATGGACATTACGTTACTATATGCAAGCATGACTTATACGGCTGGCTTTTATTTGATGATGAAACTGTTGAGTCGGTCTCTGAAGATAGTGTTTTGAAGTACACCGGCGATCCGAAAGACACTACCGCGGCGTATGTTTTATTCTACAAGGAGATAACAACTCCCGGTAAAGGAACTAAAGTCGACTATGCTGATAATATAGAGCAAATGGTTAAATTTGATGATTGGATAAAACAACAAGGAGTTCCTTCTGTCAGTAATCAGGCCGTGTTATCGGAGGATGTTGCTGAGAAAAAGGATAGTAACATATGGTCCCCACTGAAGAAGAGAACGAAGCTGTTTAGTTTCAAGCGGACAAAGGATTAA
- the SEF1 gene encoding Sef1p (Syntenic homolog of Ashbya gossypii AGR369W; Syntenic homolog of Saccharomyces cerevisiae YBL066C (SEF1)): MSMIEGEMVLGSDTSHLNRLYKNGKQGSGESEVEKQTMTHLNSRPKRIAEVDGSESGESTNTQEEMKIIKRVKRENSDSLVELNSTMYNGLVSPGSSISKHNRSAVSVAKHQPSSTGHRPVTSCTHCRQHKIKCNASENFPASCSRCKRMGLQCQIDPQFRPKKGSQLQNLKNEIEELNSKLEFLLRSEGILASAMRNSELGRQILQAIKTQDSAQHSGISVQTYLASEPELLKSDSSFTSRVTSPMGPASNGTDYTKGSGSVPPLLNDSAPPNSSAKSLPPGLQLVLKHHSSANHSPADTPTSNGTPAMTPETNKKPVVMTTNTLPLLPSPQANIDEFVLGDVQITIKRAEELHTIFVTKYLPYFPIMTSESVTELYSRSQLLFWTVMLIACLSDPEPTLYNKLASLIKQLAIETCWIRTPRSTHISQALLLLCNWPLPNLKVLDDCSYRFVGLAKSLSFQLGLHRGEFMSEFTRTQALMPDAEKWRTRTWLGIFFAEQCWSSILGLPSTFQTDYIIEKARLGKVPDLPMPFRQLICLAHFQAKLSGIMGSSVSSQDGLLETGERAGSLAIMEWELSRLHASMKFDTYPFVEIYYLYAKLMICCFAFLPDTPIDYQKKYVTEAYMAATRIITLLTKILEERQLIELPIYVRHSANYAALILFKIHLTLYLPDKYVDSARQSIVTLHRLYRNQLSAWAASVENDISRTASVLEKLNFVLITHPELFVEEDGIISRMRSHLTGTLFYDLVYCVHEARRRENDEKYNAEVQRKRNELLSSCSEEKKVLLSRKLFPLPFYNQISKEDFETITQTTPNGTTVTKLVPTKNAMKQARMLQSQGGEDGMPIKSINGIPLSMLDATGSVVPEASTGTCKKILQEATQRQQQSFMLIPTAAKPATDPLSPSSQTDSRVFEMQPADSNSIVATSMQRSVSASLVESSPFGRNGIPKITSESIATGIPNSLFNNGDTGLSTIDPRDQKSSRLNSTSAVAAFSESAMNKTLATTPSYTNLSMFLDTNGNRLSATSASAACDENNALLTVGNEQQQLQNSSANFNQLSELDTFFLQQSTGWIEGNSSTDDFLGWYDINMIPEF, from the coding sequence ATGTCAATGATAGAAGGTGAGATGGTCCTTGGAAGTGATACTAGTCATTTGAATAGACTATATAAAAACGGGAAGCAGGGTTCAGGCGAATCTGAAGTGGAAAAGCAAACTATGACACACCTGAATAGTAGGCCAAAGAGAATAGCAGAAGTGGATGGAAGTGAATCAGGTGAATCTACAAATACTCAAGAAGAGATGAAAATTATCAAACGGGTGAAGAGAGAAAATTCTGATAGTTTAGTGGAGTTGAATTCTACGATGTATAACGGGCTGGTATCGCCGGGCTCGTCAATCTCAAAGCATAACAGGTCTGCTGTTAGTGTTGCAAAGCACCAGCCTTCATCGACGGGACATAGACCAGTGACATCCTGTACGCATTGTCGGCAACACAAGATCAAGTGTAATGCATCTGAAAACTTCCCTGCTTCCTGTTCCAGATGTAAACGTATGGGGCTACAATGTCAAATTGATCCCCAGTTCAGACCAAAGAAAGGGTCTCAGTTGCAGAATCTCAAGAACGAGATTGAGGAGCTTAATTCGAAACTGGAATTTTTGCTAAGAAGTGAGGGAATTTTGGCCTCCGCAATGCGAAATTCAGAGTTGGGTAGACAAATTTTGCAGGCGATAAAGACTCAAGATTCAGCGCAGCATAGCGGAATTTCAGTACAGACGTATTTGGCGAGCGAACCGGAGTTGCTGAAGTCTGACTCTTCGTTTACTTCACGAGTCACAAGCCCCATGGGGCCTGCATCTAATGGCACTGACTATACAAAAGGTTCCGGGAGTGTTCCTCCTCTACTGAATGACTCAGCTCCTCCAAACAGCAGTGCAAAGTCCCTTCCCCCTGGCTTACAGCTTGTTTTGAAGCACCACTCATCAGCAAATCATTCGCCGGCAGATACTCCGACTTCTAATGGTACACCTGCAATGACACCCGAGACGAATAAAAAGCCTGTTGTAATGACCACCAACACATTGCCTCTATTGCCCAGTCCCCAAGCaaatattgatgaatttgTACTGGGTGATGTTCAGATTACAATTAAACGGGCTGAAGAGCTGCACACTATTTTTGTTACTAAGTATTTGCCCTACTTTCCTATCATGACAAGCGAGTCGGTGACGGAGCTATATTCCCGCTCGCAGTTATTATTTTGGACTGTTATGCTGATAGCATGTCTGTCTGATCCGGAACCTACACTCTACAATAAGCTTGCTTCTCTTATAAAACAACTAGCCATTGAAACATGTTGGATACGCACTCCAAGATCAACCCATATTTCTCAAGCATTGCTACTACTTTGTAATTGGCCGCTTCCAAATCTGAAGGTTCTGGACGATTGTTCCTATCGATTTGTGGGTTTAGCAAAGTCTCTTTCTTTTCAATTAGGTTTACACAGGGGTGAATTCATGTCAGAGTTTACCAGGACACAGGCATTGATGCCAGATGCTGAGAAATGGAGAACCAGGACTTGGTTAGGCATATTTTTTGCTGAACAATGCTGGAGTAGTATTCTTGGACTACCGTCTACTTTTCAAACGGATTATATCATTGAGAAGGCAAGACTGGGAAAGGTCCCAGATTTACCAATGCCTTTTCGTCAGTTGATTTGTTTGGCGCATTTCCAGGCCAAACTCTCCGGCATAATGGGATCCAGTGTGAGTTCCCAAGACGGTTTATTAGAGACCGGTGAACGTGCCGGCTCACTTGCTATCATGGAATGGGAACTATCTCGTTTACATGCAAGCATGAAATTTGATACCTATCCCTTTGTGGAAATATATTACCTTTACGCAAAGCTAATGATTTGCTGTTTTGCATTTTTACCTGATACTCCGATTGACTATCAAAAGAAGTATGTTACAGAGGCATATATGGCGGCTACGAGAATAATTACGCTATTAACGAAGATCTTAGAAGAACGGCAACTCATTGAATTGCCGATTTACGTTAGACACAGTGCTAACTACGCTGCTTTGATACTCTTTAAAATTCATTTGACGCTATATTTGCCAGATAAGTACGTCGACTCTGCCCGCCAGTCTATCGTTACATTGCATCGACTGTATAGAAATCAACTATCTGCATGGGCCGCAAGTGTGGAAAACGACATTTCTAGAACTGCAAGCGTTCTGGAGAAGTTAAACTTCGTTTTAATAACACATCCCGAGTTGTTCGTCGAAGAAGACGGTATTATTTCTCGTATGAGGTCTCATCTAACCGGTACATTATTCTACGATCTTGTGTACTGTGTTCATGAGGCCAGAAGACGtgaaaatgatgaaaaATATAATGCAGAAGTTCAAAGAAAGAGGAATGAACTACTAAGCAGTTGTAGCGAAGAGAAGAAAGTTCTACTATCGAGGAAGTTGTTCCCACTACCATTCTATAATCAAATTTCTAAGGAAGATTTCGAGACCATTACGCAAACCACACCAAATGGTACAACAGTTACGAAGTTGGTACCTACCAAGAACGCAATGAAGCAGGCAAGAATGTTACAAAGCCAAGGAGGTGAAGACGGCATGCCTATAAAATCTATTAACGGTATCCCGCTCTCAATGCTTGATGCTACTGGCAGTGTCGTTCCAGAAGCCAGCACTGGCACTTGCAAGAAAATACTGCAAGAAGCAACGCAACGACAACAGCAATCATTCATGCTAATTCCTACTGCAGCAAAACCAGCTACAGATCCGCTATCTCCTTCCTCACAAACTGATAGTCGTGTTTTTGAAATGCAGCCTGCGGATTCCAACTCCATTGTTGCAACATCTATGCAGCGTTCGGTATCCGCTTCTCTAGTAGAGTCGTCGCCATTTGGCAGAAATGGGATTCCAAAAATCACTTCAGAATCAATTGCTACAGGAATTCCGAATTCTTTATTCAACAATGGCGATACTGGCTTGTCCACAATTGATCCCCGAGATCAGAAGTCTTCGCGCTTAAACAGCACCTCTGCAGTCGCTGCGTTTAGCGAATCTGCTATGAACAAAACGCTAGCGACGACACCGTCATACACAAATTTGAGCATGTTCCTGGACACTAACGGGAACAGATTAAGCGCAACCTCTGCTAGCGCGGCATGTGATGAGAATAACGCCTTACTAACTGTTGGTAATGAACAACAACAGCTCCAAAACAGTTCAGCGAATTTTAACCAACTATCGGAGCTTGATACCTTTTTTCTACAGCAAAGTACAGGGTGGATTGAAGGCAATTCTAGTACTGATGATTTCTTAGGTTGGTATGATATTAATATGATTCCTGAATTCTGA
- the PRX1 gene encoding thioredoxin peroxidase PRX1 (Syntenic homolog of Ashbya gossypii AGR368W; Syntenic homolog of Saccharomyces cerevisiae YBL064C (PRX1)), with product MIGRTVSQAKNTLQNQISSLKGNGSRAIRSFKQQDQPRLRINSTAPDFTAETTAGELNFYDYLSNSWGVLFSHPADFTPVCTTELGTFAKLKPEFDKRNVKLIGLSAEGVQKHHDWVKDIEEVSQLDSFTFPIIGDVNREVSFLYDMVDEEGFKNLSGGLVQTIRSVYVIDPSKKIRLIFTYPAAVGRNSLEVLRVIDALQKGDEKGVVTPVDWKEGDEVIIPPSVSDEDAKAKFGSFRTVKPYLRFTKG from the coding sequence ATGATTGGACGTACAGTAAGTCAGGCTAAGAACACCTTGCAAAACCAGATAAGCTCTCTAAAGGGCAATGGTAGCAGAGCTATCAGGTCTTTCAAGCAACAAGACCAACCTCGCCTAAGAATAAATTCAACTGCCCCTGACTTCACAGCTGAGACAACTGCGGGTGAATTAAACTTCTACGACTATCTAAGCAACTCTTGGGGTGTTTTGTTTTCGCATCCTGCTGATTTCACCCCAGTGTGTACTACAGAGCTTGGTACCTTTGCTAAGCTAAAGCCAGAGTTTGACAAGCGCAATGTTAAACTAATTGGTTTGTCTGCAGAGGGTGTTCAAAAGCATCACGACTGGGTCAAggatattgaagaagtttcTCAGTTGGACAGCTTTACCTTCCCAATCATTGGCGATGTTAACAGAGAGGTCTCCTTTTTGTATGATATGGTTGACGAGGAAGGTTTTAAGAACCTAAGCGGTGGTCTAGTGCAAACTATCCGTTCAGTCTATGTCATTGACCCTTCAAAGAAGATCAGATTGATTTTCACATACCCTGCTGCTGTGGGTAGAAACTCCCTAGAGGTGCTCAGAGTTATCGATGCTTTGCAGAAGGGAGATGAAAAGGGCGTTGTCACTCCAGTTGACTGGAAAGAGGGCGACGAGGTTATTATCCCACCTTCTGTTTCTGACGAAGACGCCAAAGCCAAGTTTGGTTCTTTCCGCACTGTGAAGCCATACCTACGTTTTACAAAAGGCTGA